From a single Pseudobutyrivibrio xylanivorans genomic region:
- a CDS encoding extracellular solute-binding protein, which translates to MKRKLVSALLVSTMAVSAFVGCGAAAEDTAADTTTETVSEDATASDTASTEDAIANLIAATEGTVNIDLWCSETEEYQTVMKKLCDDFAAQYPDVDFNITLGAVSEADMKDRVLEDVEAAADVFVFPDDQLEALVKAGALNEVAAQYTYDMNETDTPATVEAAQYDGKQYGYPFTASNGYFLYYDKNQLSDEDVASWEALTAKADELGKEVGCEVANGWYLYGWFKGAGCDLSENEDTSNNCDWNSETGLAAAESIQSIASAKSFKSYGNDDLLANLADGKVVAYVSGTWNVNAFSDAYGDGYAATKLPTFQVNGEDKQMASYSGYKFVGVNAYAENTGWSMLLAEYLTNATSQEAVYEATGEGPSNTEALAKASSPALDALAAQSAFAELQRVGGKYWDPASSLGKNILEGKVSQAVLDDAVAGITQAPDAE; encoded by the coding sequence ATGAAGAGAAAGTTAGTTTCAGCGCTTCTTGTTTCTACAATGGCAGTTTCAGCTTTCGTAGGATGTGGCGCAGCAGCTGAGGACACAGCAGCAGACACAACAACAGAGACAGTATCTGAGGATGCTACAGCAAGTGATACAGCATCTACAGAGGATGCAATTGCAAATCTTATCGCTGCAACAGAGGGTACAGTAAACATCGATCTTTGGTGCTCAGAGACAGAAGAGTATCAGACAGTTATGAAGAAGCTTTGCGATGATTTCGCAGCTCAGTATCCAGATGTAGATTTCAACATCACACTTGGTGCTGTTTCAGAAGCTGATATGAAGGACAGAGTGCTTGAGGATGTTGAGGCAGCAGCTGATGTATTCGTATTCCCAGATGATCAGCTCGAAGCACTTGTTAAGGCAGGCGCTCTTAACGAGGTAGCAGCTCAGTATACATACGATATGAACGAGACAGATACTCCAGCAACAGTTGAGGCTGCTCAGTATGATGGAAAGCAGTATGGCTACCCATTCACAGCTTCTAACGGATATTTCTTATACTATGATAAGAATCAGTTATCAGATGAGGATGTAGCTTCTTGGGAAGCTCTTACAGCTAAGGCTGATGAGCTTGGCAAGGAAGTTGGTTGCGAAGTCGCAAACGGCTGGTACTTATACGGATGGTTCAAAGGTGCAGGATGTGACCTTTCAGAGAACGAAGATACATCAAACAACTGTGACTGGAACTCAGAGACAGGTCTTGCAGCAGCTGAGTCAATTCAGTCAATTGCTTCTGCTAAGTCATTCAAGAGCTATGGTAACGATGACCTTCTTGCAAACCTTGCAGATGGTAAGGTAGTAGCTTATGTATCTGGTACATGGAATGTTAACGCATTCTCAGATGCTTACGGTGATGGATATGCAGCAACAAAGCTTCCTACATTCCAGGTTAACGGCGAAGACAAGCAGATGGCTTCTTACTCAGGATACAAGTTCGTAGGTGTTAACGCATACGCTGAGAACACAGGTTGGTCAATGCTTCTTGCTGAGTACCTCACAAACGCAACTTCTCAGGAAGCTGTATACGAGGCAACAGGTGAGGGTCCTTCAAACACAGAGGCACTTGCAAAGGCTTCTTCTCCAGCACTTGATGCTCTTGCAGCTCAGTCAGCATTCGCAGAGCTTCAGAGAGTTGGCGGAAAGTACTGGGATCCAGCTTCTTCACTTGGAAAGAACATTCTTGAGGGCAAGGTAAGCCAGGCTGTTCTTGACGATGCAGTAGCAGGTATTACACAGGCTCCAGACGCTGAATAA
- a CDS encoding sugar ABC transporter permease: MKKTWKIVVRHLVLAFLAFVWLIPIFWLIVTTFSVQKGINTNHFFPEQWTLANYHQLFFEPDAAANFPAWFKNSMIIGTFSCLVSSIFVIMTAYAFSFIDFKGRKQLMSFSLILGMFPGVLSMIAMYFILKMIGLTDSVVGLIILYSGASGLGYLILKGFFDTVPTSLHEAAKLEGASEATIFAKIVVPLSKPMIVYTVINSFLNPWMDFVMVRLMIKSKDASDWTMALGLFNLLQRALVNQYFAYFCCGGLMIAVPISILFIVMQKFYVEGVTGGAVKG, from the coding sequence ATGAAGAAAACATGGAAAATCGTCGTAAGACACTTAGTTTTAGCATTTTTAGCTTTCGTTTGGCTTATCCCAATTTTCTGGTTGATAGTTACAACCTTCAGTGTTCAGAAGGGAATTAATACTAACCATTTCTTCCCAGAGCAGTGGACACTTGCAAACTATCATCAGTTGTTCTTCGAACCAGATGCTGCAGCTAACTTCCCAGCTTGGTTCAAGAATTCTATGATTATTGGTACATTCAGCTGTCTTGTTTCATCAATCTTTGTAATTATGACAGCGTATGCGTTTTCATTCATTGATTTTAAGGGAAGAAAGCAGCTTATGAGCTTTTCTCTCATCTTGGGAATGTTCCCAGGAGTACTTTCAATGATTGCTATGTACTTCATCTTAAAGATGATTGGACTAACAGATAGTGTTGTTGGACTTATTATCCTTTATTCCGGAGCATCTGGACTTGGATACTTAATTCTTAAGGGATTCTTTGATACAGTTCCTACATCACTTCATGAGGCTGCCAAGCTTGAAGGTGCTTCAGAGGCTACGATTTTTGCAAAAATTGTAGTACCACTTTCAAAGCCAATGATCGTATATACGGTAATCAATTCATTCCTGAATCCTTGGATGGATTTCGTAATGGTTCGCCTTATGATTAAGTCAAAGGATGCATCAGACTGGACAATGGCTTTAGGACTTTTCAATCTGTTACAGAGAGCACTTGTTAACCAGTACTTCGCATACTTCTGCTGCGGTGGATTGATGATTGCGGTTCCGATTTCAATACTGTTCATCGTGATGCAGAAATTCTATGTAGAAGGAGTTACTGGTGGGGCGGTAAAGGGCTAA
- a CDS encoding LacI family DNA-binding transcriptional regulator, which translates to MAHTLDSIAQELGLSKTTVSRAISGKGRISEETRRKVNDYIKKINYRPSAVARSLAANRTFNVGLVVPADSALGEMPYFQTLMTGVCDRAMDYDYDVLIILADNDGITPLKHAVQNRKIDAVIVSRCERDSKVNAFLKQANIPYVIMGNPQDEGVLFVDNDNEGAATRMIETLIDKGIHKMALIGGGENINVTISRLEGYRKGFKNRGMTADESLIFLNMHKSERLDTVIKNVMEDEVECIVCMDDMLCNSVLNCLHNQGVSVPGDVKLCSFYDSNLLLNSKPSITSLYFDAKKLGASGLELLMRNLDGENVASQTLTDFNIQMRDSTT; encoded by the coding sequence ATGGCACATACATTAGATTCAATTGCACAAGAGTTAGGTCTGAGTAAGACCACAGTTAGCCGAGCTATATCTGGTAAGGGACGTATCTCTGAAGAAACCAGAAGGAAGGTTAATGATTATATAAAGAAAATTAACTACAGACCAAGCGCTGTAGCTCGTTCTTTAGCTGCAAATCGCACATTTAACGTGGGGCTTGTTGTTCCAGCAGATTCTGCTCTTGGAGAGATGCCTTATTTCCAGACTCTTATGACAGGAGTCTGCGATCGCGCTATGGATTATGATTATGATGTGCTTATTATCCTTGCGGATAATGATGGTATAACACCTCTTAAGCATGCGGTACAAAACCGCAAAATTGATGCGGTTATCGTCAGCCGCTGCGAACGTGATTCAAAAGTTAATGCGTTCCTGAAGCAGGCAAATATTCCATACGTAATCATGGGAAATCCTCAGGATGAAGGGGTTTTGTTTGTGGACAATGACAATGAGGGCGCTGCAACCAGAATGATTGAGACCCTCATTGATAAGGGAATTCATAAGATGGCCCTTATTGGCGGTGGCGAGAATATTAATGTAACAATCAGCCGATTGGAAGGCTACAGAAAAGGCTTTAAAAATCGCGGTATGACTGCTGATGAAAGCCTTATATTCTTAAACATGCATAAAAGTGAGCGATTGGATACTGTTATCAAAAATGTAATGGAGGACGAAGTGGAGTGTATTGTCTGTATGGATGATATGCTTTGCAACTCTGTGCTCAATTGCTTACATAATCAGGGGGTTTCAGTGCCTGGAGATGTAAAGCTTTGCTCATTTTATGACTCAAATCTTTTATTAAATTCCAAGCCATCTATAACCAGCCTTTATTTTGACGCTAAAAAGCTGGGAGCAAGTGGTTTGGAGCTCTTAATGCGCAACTTAGACGGTGAAAACGTCGCAAGTCAGACACTTACAGACTTTAATATTCAAATGCGAGACAGCACAACTTAG
- a CDS encoding class I SAM-dependent methyltransferase → MISESKINEYNTKLAKLELALESTDQGLCLTDGKLQIMADFREMLPRLKQSNLQREMLVKAARIKGQEMPQTLVDATAGFGEDSLILAAAGFEVRLYEFDEIIAVLLQDCLDRAKDIPELKDAVSRMTLCCQDSVEAMKKLDFKPDIVLLDPMFPARQKSALIKKKFQLIQRLESPCSTEEELLDAAIAADPKRIVIKRPLKGPYLAERKPSYSLEGKAIRYDCFVFARK, encoded by the coding sequence TTGATATCAGAATCGAAAATTAATGAATATAATACAAAGCTTGCAAAGTTAGAACTAGCCCTTGAGTCAACAGACCAAGGGCTTTGTCTTACTGATGGGAAGCTTCAAATAATGGCAGATTTCAGGGAGATGCTGCCTCGCTTAAAGCAGAGCAATCTTCAAAGGGAAATGCTTGTGAAGGCGGCCCGTATCAAGGGGCAGGAAATGCCTCAGACTCTTGTTGATGCTACGGCGGGTTTTGGTGAGGATTCTTTAATTCTTGCAGCAGCAGGTTTTGAAGTTCGTCTATACGAATTCGACGAGATTATTGCAGTATTGCTTCAGGATTGTCTGGATCGAGCAAAAGATATTCCGGAACTGAAGGATGCAGTTTCAAGGATGACCCTATGCTGTCAGGACAGTGTAGAGGCAATGAAGAAGCTTGATTTCAAACCGGACATTGTGTTGCTAGACCCAATGTTCCCAGCAAGGCAGAAGAGCGCCTTGATTAAAAAGAAATTCCAACTGATTCAAAGATTGGAAAGCCCATGCTCCACTGAGGAGGAGCTTTTAGATGCTGCAATAGCAGCCGACCCAAAGAGAATTGTTATCAAGCGTCCATTAAAGGGACCTTATTTGGCGGAACGTAAACCTAGCTATAGCTTAGAGGGCAAGGCTATACGGTATGACTGCTTTGTTTTCGCTAGAAAATAA
- a CDS encoding cache domain-containing protein, protein MGFNSWNSIRHKVSRRVVVALLVTVFALSVVNLIYMTRRVQNEQEVELNLVAYVSAHQIDEWVVELEGVTNGIADSLSGMESLDEQVIRKIINKVAERRPDLYFVYVGTEEGNMYMARGVRFAEGVDVRERGWYKQAKAAGHTIVTDPYVSATRNDVMMATVSTPIYFGSKMVGVVGVDADVSTIGEVVKELDFKDGAYGFLTDSAGNIVAHKNDEYNPTVNGLTNIVETIPEIKKIIDAPGSSLVSAPDYTGSTMIYSTARLDACNWVVGVAYPAKVVARIVDRGIRICLFTAFICIFLAAGDMTVAIKKILLPIDNINPVLDRLMVGDLSKGIAITDQDDELGLLQQKMSLLVRRLQEIIGEQKYVLGEMEKGNLVVEDIEQLPGDLAEISNSVNSIKATFNDIIADIQFSAINLQSFAMGADETTDIEQMRMLFEELSAEANALMEKTSKFITK, encoded by the coding sequence ATGGGTTTTAATTCTTGGAACTCGATAAGGCATAAGGTGTCCAGGAGGGTTGTAGTAGCCCTGTTGGTTACTGTGTTTGCTCTATCTGTGGTTAATTTGATATATATGACCAGACGTGTCCAAAATGAGCAGGAGGTTGAGCTGAATCTAGTGGCCTATGTTAGTGCTCATCAGATTGACGAATGGGTTGTGGAGCTGGAAGGCGTCACGAATGGTATTGCAGACAGCCTGTCAGGAATGGAAAGTCTGGATGAGCAGGTAATTCGTAAAATAATCAACAAGGTGGCTGAACGCAGACCAGACCTGTATTTCGTATATGTGGGTACCGAAGAGGGCAATATGTACATGGCAAGAGGTGTGCGGTTCGCAGAAGGTGTAGATGTTCGTGAACGTGGTTGGTACAAGCAGGCTAAGGCAGCAGGCCATACTATTGTTACAGACCCATATGTAAGTGCCACCAGAAACGATGTTATGATGGCCACTGTTTCGACCCCGATTTATTTTGGGTCGAAGATGGTTGGCGTAGTTGGTGTAGATGCTGATGTTTCAACTATCGGTGAGGTGGTTAAAGAGCTGGACTTCAAAGATGGCGCGTATGGTTTTTTGACAGACTCCGCAGGCAATATTGTTGCCCACAAAAACGATGAGTACAATCCAACTGTTAATGGATTGACAAATATAGTAGAGACAATCCCAGAAATTAAGAAGATTATTGATGCACCTGGAAGTAGCCTCGTTTCTGCACCAGATTATACGGGTTCAACAATGATTTATAGTACTGCAAGACTTGATGCCTGCAACTGGGTTGTAGGAGTTGCTTATCCAGCAAAGGTTGTTGCCAGAATAGTTGATCGTGGAATTCGTATCTGTCTTTTTACTGCATTTATATGCATTTTCTTAGCAGCAGGCGACATGACAGTGGCAATAAAGAAAATCCTTCTTCCAATCGACAATATTAACCCAGTTCTGGATAGATTAATGGTGGGAGATTTATCTAAGGGAATCGCTATTACAGACCAGGATGATGAGCTTGGATTGCTTCAACAGAAGATGTCATTGCTGGTAAGAAGGCTTCAGGAAATTATTGGAGAACAGAAATATGTTCTCGGTGAAATGGAAAAAGGAAATCTTGTTGTAGAAGATATTGAACAGCTCCCAGGTGATTTGGCTGAGATTTCAAATTCAGTTAATTCTATCAAGGCAACCTTTAATGATATTATTGCGGATATTCAATTTTCTGCTATCAATCTCCAAAGCTTTGCTATGGGCGCAGATGAGACTACAGATATTGAACAGATGAGAATGCTGTTCGAGGAGCTTTCTGCTGAGGCTAATGCCTTAATGGAAAAAACATCAAAATTTATCACAAAATAA
- a CDS encoding DUF1292 domain-containing protein has product MSNEFKEYITFVVSTKDGDEVEMAVIDQFEFENKGYVAAALVEGDTVSDEGCFIYRVKVGEDDFKVEKITNQIDYNRIAEAYMEMN; this is encoded by the coding sequence ATGAGTAATGAATTCAAAGAGTATATTACATTCGTTGTTAGCACTAAAGATGGCGACGAGGTTGAGATGGCAGTTATAGACCAATTCGAATTCGAAAATAAAGGTTATGTAGCTGCAGCGCTTGTGGAAGGAGATACAGTCAGTGATGAGGGATGCTTCATCTACCGAGTAAAGGTTGGTGAGGATGACTTCAAGGTTGAGAAAATCACTAATCAGATTGACTATAACAGAATTGCAGAAGCATACATGGAAATGAATTAA
- a CDS encoding alpha/beta hydrolase, giving the protein MKISLYSQDYYRASASAMDYINNPAPGVTVEDKRDTIVFTPENVEAGFIFYPGGMVEPEAYAPLMEQLAENGVECIVIKMPHYLAFFDANGARGIQQKYPEIDKWYIGGHSLGGAMASMYGNLHAKEYEGVIFLAAYATNDMTDKDIKALLIRGDQDGVLNMDRYNESFANLPKETKEVVIKGGCHAYFGDYGPQFNDGTPNITVEEQTQQTLAEIVDFIKE; this is encoded by the coding sequence GTGAAAATTTCATTATATTCGCAGGACTATTATCGAGCATCAGCCAGTGCTATGGACTACATCAACAATCCTGCCCCAGGCGTAACTGTAGAGGATAAAAGAGATACAATTGTCTTCACTCCTGAGAATGTGGAGGCGGGATTTATCTTTTACCCTGGTGGCATGGTAGAACCAGAGGCCTATGCACCGCTTATGGAGCAATTAGCAGAAAATGGAGTAGAATGCATAGTTATAAAGATGCCACATTATCTGGCTTTCTTTGATGCCAATGGAGCCCGTGGGATTCAGCAAAAGTACCCTGAAATTGACAAATGGTACATCGGTGGTCACAGCCTTGGTGGTGCAATGGCTTCAATGTATGGAAATTTACACGCGAAGGAATATGAAGGAGTTATTTTCCTTGCCGCCTATGCAACAAACGATATGACAGATAAGGATATCAAAGCTCTCCTGATTCGTGGCGATCAGGATGGTGTATTAAATATGGACCGATACAATGAAAGCTTTGCAAATCTTCCAAAAGAGACAAAAGAAGTAGTAATTAAAGGTGGTTGCCATGCATACTTTGGAGATTACGGTCCTCAGTTTAATGATGGAACTCCAAACATTACTGTGGAGGAGCAAACCCAGCAGACTCTTGCTGAAATTGTAGATTTTATTAAGGAATAA
- a CDS encoding methyl-accepting chemotaxis protein translates to MDLREQHVYERNKLAFKLGSIIQLFQLVATVAYADQRVGFMNTTIMVVLQVICGAFFVYSYLRYSHRNRGKYFMMLAGLFSYLVVMLGSVHITYMWAFGAGLLILVLLFADNTLTFATSIAVMTINVLYVPLFYKYSIEVADRHWAVITDVVFALLLGLMAIFYVRLNSRHNRESVEEIEEASRQQQESAKHIEEIGIQIADRLENANDAMEALADKVSASAESAQQISSSVTLTAEAIQTQTEMNSSITEALDNIAHQSRAMRRNSDEVTENITDGNSLVKELRKKSEEASAINAETAEMTLALQSSADTVKDIVSTILDISGQTNLLALNASIEAARAGEAGKGFAVVADEIRALSEHTKESAEEIAKTIEDLIKRVQIASENMQKSVDSANQQGEMIVETGDKFKEILDKVTDLTRRAATISENVDECVDANAKVMDAISNLSATSEEVAASAESSITISQECEDDMKATEDILHEILKISRNK, encoded by the coding sequence ATGGATTTACGAGAACAACATGTTTATGAACGAAATAAATTAGCTTTCAAATTGGGAAGTATTATTCAGCTATTTCAGTTGGTTGCTACGGTAGCATATGCAGACCAAAGAGTAGGTTTTATGAATACCACCATAATGGTGGTGCTGCAGGTTATTTGCGGAGCATTCTTTGTATACAGTTATTTGAGGTATAGTCACAGGAATCGTGGAAAATATTTCATGATGTTGGCTGGGCTTTTCAGCTATCTGGTTGTTATGCTTGGTTCCGTACATATCACCTATATGTGGGCGTTCGGAGCTGGTCTTTTGATACTAGTACTGCTTTTTGCGGATAACACGTTAACATTTGCCACGTCAATAGCAGTGATGACAATAAATGTTCTATATGTGCCACTTTTCTACAAGTATTCAATAGAAGTGGCGGATAGGCATTGGGCGGTTATAACAGATGTAGTATTTGCCCTGTTGCTTGGATTGATGGCTATTTTCTATGTGCGCTTGAATAGTAGACATAATAGAGAGTCAGTTGAGGAAATAGAGGAAGCATCAAGACAGCAGCAGGAAAGTGCAAAGCATATTGAAGAGATAGGAATTCAGATAGCCGATAGGTTGGAAAATGCAAACGATGCCATGGAGGCTTTGGCAGATAAGGTTTCTGCATCAGCTGAGAGTGCTCAGCAAATCTCATCCTCAGTCACATTAACTGCTGAAGCAATTCAGACCCAGACGGAGATGAATTCAAGCATCACAGAAGCTCTTGATAATATTGCTCATCAGTCAAGGGCGATGAGGCGAAACTCTGATGAGGTTACCGAGAACATTACAGATGGAAATTCTCTTGTAAAGGAGCTTAGAAAAAAATCTGAAGAAGCTTCGGCAATCAATGCAGAGACAGCAGAAATGACCTTGGCACTTCAGTCATCAGCTGATACGGTAAAGGATATTGTTAGCACAATCCTTGATATTAGTGGACAGACCAATTTGCTGGCTCTAAATGCATCAATAGAGGCAGCAAGAGCTGGCGAAGCAGGCAAGGGCTTTGCGGTGGTCGCAGATGAAATCAGAGCTCTTTCAGAGCACACTAAGGAATCGGCGGAGGAAATTGCCAAGACTATAGAAGACCTTATTAAAAGAGTGCAGATTGCTTCGGAGAATATGCAGAAGTCTGTTGATTCCGCAAATCAGCAGGGTGAGATGATTGTGGAAACAGGAGATAAGTTCAAGGAAATACTTGATAAAGTTACTGATCTGACCCGCCGTGCGGCAACCATTTCAGAGAATGTTGATGAGTGTGTTGATGCCAATGCAAAGGTAATGGATGCTATCAGCAATCTTTCAGCTACTTCAGAAGAGGTTGCAGCTTCTGCTGAATCAAGCATCACAATTAGCCAGGAGTGCGAGGATGATATGAAGGCGACAGAAGATATTCTCCATGAAATTTTGAAAATCAGCCGTAACAAATAA
- a CDS encoding nicotinate phosphoribosyltransferase: MKQTQDKARNLTMMMDEYELTMANAYFNDPTIDPKTRVSFDVFYRVNPDGGGFAIFAGLQQIKDYLLNMHFTDEDIEYLRSVGHFTEDFLEYLKNFKFTGDVDAFPEGTIMYPNEPIITVTAPIIEAQLVETEILAQVNHQSLIATKASRIVRAAQGRAVSDFGARRAHNNDAAIYGARAAYIGGAAGTATVSAGQYFNIPIGGTMAHSYVMYFTSDDNDYRTSELTAFRSFAKSYPNNCILLVDTYNVLKSGVPNAIKVFQEMKDAGIQSKSFGIRIDSGDLAYLTKKARKMLDDAGFTEAKIIVSNSLDEYTITSILQQGGQVNSFGVGERLITAKSEPVFGAVYKLCAVTDAKTGETIPKIKISETVEKITNPGLKDVYRIKDENGRAVADMLAIKGEKVDMSVEGGYRFVDPEQPWKSTHIFENCTAELLQQPLIRDGKAATPDEDMQTIRARVQEQLTTSVWLEEQRFENPHKHYLDMTPDYYNMKMELLRKEDK, encoded by the coding sequence ATGAAACAGACGCAAGATAAAGCCAGAAATTTGACTATGATGATGGACGAGTATGAGCTTACAATGGCGAATGCTTACTTCAACGATCCTACAATTGACCCAAAGACCAGGGTCAGCTTTGATGTATTCTATAGAGTTAACCCAGATGGCGGTGGCTTTGCCATCTTTGCTGGTCTTCAGCAGATAAAGGATTATCTTTTGAATATGCACTTCACAGATGAGGATATTGAGTATCTCAGAAGTGTAGGTCATTTCACAGAGGATTTTTTAGAGTATTTGAAGAACTTTAAGTTCACAGGTGATGTGGATGCTTTCCCAGAGGGAACAATTATGTATCCAAACGAGCCAATCATCACAGTGACAGCCCCAATCATCGAGGCTCAGCTAGTGGAGACAGAGATTTTGGCACAGGTAAATCATCAGTCACTTATTGCTACAAAGGCAAGCCGAATCGTAAGAGCAGCCCAGGGTCGAGCAGTATCTGATTTTGGTGCACGTCGCGCTCACAACAATGATGCTGCGATTTATGGTGCGAGAGCAGCCTACATTGGAGGTGCAGCTGGCACTGCTACAGTTTCTGCAGGTCAGTACTTCAACATTCCAATCGGTGGAACAATGGCCCACAGCTATGTTATGTACTTCACAAGCGATGACAATGATTATCGTACTTCTGAGCTTACAGCCTTCAGAAGCTTTGCAAAGAGCTATCCAAACAATTGCATCCTTTTGGTTGACACCTACAACGTTCTCAAATCAGGTGTTCCAAATGCGATTAAGGTTTTCCAGGAGATGAAGGATGCGGGCATCCAGTCAAAGAGTTTTGGTATCCGAATCGACTCAGGTGACTTGGCATATCTTACGAAGAAAGCTAGAAAGATGCTTGATGATGCAGGCTTCACAGAAGCAAAAATCATCGTAAGCAATTCACTGGATGAATATACCATCACCTCTATTCTTCAGCAGGGTGGGCAGGTTAATTCATTTGGTGTTGGCGAGCGTCTCATTACAGCAAAGTCTGAGCCGGTTTTTGGCGCAGTTTACAAGCTTTGCGCAGTAACTGATGCAAAGACTGGTGAGACAATTCCAAAAATCAAGATTTCTGAGACTGTTGAAAAGATTACCAACCCAGGTCTCAAGGATGTATACCGTATCAAGGATGAAAACGGAAGAGCCGTTGCAGATATGCTTGCAATTAAGGGTGAAAAGGTGGATATGTCTGTAGAAGGCGGCTATCGTTTCGTAGACCCAGAACAGCCATGGAAGAGCACTCATATCTTCGAAAATTGTACTGCTGAGCTTTTGCAGCAGCCACTCATTAGAGATGGAAAAGCAGCAACTCCAGACGAGGATATGCAGACAATCAGAGCCAGAGTTCAGGAGCAGCTTACTACAAGCGTATGGCTTGAGGAGCAGCGTTTTGAAAATCCACACAAGCACTATCTTGATATGACACCTGATTATTACAACATGAAGATGGAACTCCTTCGCAAAGAGGATAAATAA
- a CDS encoding carbohydrate ABC transporter permease, which translates to MGNLLKKIGNSFKDFGHAVAYGDIWVKLSLVIMGAGYFGRKQFVRGILMTLLEGGILASIFGVFAPYMAKLNTLGTVQREEVFDIVTMKKTVNNYDNSLLILLYGIIGVLVILAFIALYISNIKAVYRIQKMKEEGEHINTFLDDVASFKNERFHITLLTLPSIGVILINIIPILFMVCIAFTNYDENHQPPTYLFTWVGIKNFVNLFTTSQTITFGYAFVRVLAWTLIWAVLATATTFLGGILLAQFINHEHTYFKGMWRTLFVITIGIPQFVTLLLISKMFGDYGIVNTWCANIGLLDFFKNIGLLGQGAQCIPFLSQPGWAHVTIILVNIWVGIPYQMLVATGILMNIPSDQIESAKIDGANKFQIFWKITMPYVMFITGPSLIQSVIGNINNFNVIYLLTYNYTTTNMAMANSNAKEVDLLITWLFRLTNEYSNFKMASVIGIVTFIICAALSLLTFSRMIGGDKEGVYR; encoded by the coding sequence ATGGGAAATTTGTTGAAAAAAATTGGAAACAGTTTTAAAGACTTTGGACATGCAGTAGCCTATGGTGATATCTGGGTGAAGCTATCACTTGTAATCATGGGTGCAGGATATTTTGGACGTAAGCAGTTTGTCCGCGGTATCCTCATGACTCTTTTGGAGGGAGGAATTCTCGCTTCAATTTTTGGTGTATTCGCACCATATATGGCAAAGCTTAATACTCTCGGTACAGTGCAGAGAGAAGAAGTTTTTGACATAGTAACTATGAAAAAAACTGTAAACAATTATGATAACTCTCTTTTGATTCTCTTATATGGAATTATCGGAGTTCTTGTAATTCTTGCATTTATCGCTTTATATATCAGCAATATCAAGGCCGTTTACCGAATCCAGAAGATGAAGGAGGAAGGTGAACATATCAATACCTTCTTAGATGATGTTGCTTCATTCAAGAATGAAAGATTTCACATTACACTTCTTACTCTTCCAAGTATCGGTGTAATTCTTATCAATATCATTCCAATTCTTTTCATGGTTTGTATCGCATTTACGAATTATGACGAGAATCACCAGCCACCTACATACCTCTTTACATGGGTTGGAATCAAGAACTTTGTGAACCTCTTCACTACCAGCCAGACAATCACCTTTGGCTATGCATTCGTGAGAGTACTTGCATGGACACTTATCTGGGCAGTGCTTGCTACAGCAACTACATTCCTTGGTGGTATTCTTCTTGCACAGTTTATCAATCATGAGCATACATACTTCAAGGGTATGTGGAGAACATTGTTCGTAATTACGATTGGTATTCCACAGTTCGTAACACTTCTTCTTATCAGTAAGATGTTTGGTGATTACGGTATCGTAAATACCTGGTGTGCAAATATCGGACTTTTGGACTTCTTTAAGAACATTGGTCTTTTAGGACAGGGAGCTCAGTGCATTCCATTCCTTTCACAGCCTGGTTGGGCACATGTAACTATCATACTTGTAAACATCTGGGTAGGTATTCCATATCAGATGCTTGTTGCAACAGGTATCCTTATGAATATCCCTTCAGATCAGATAGAATCAGCAAAGATAGATGGTGCCAACAAGTTCCAGATTTTCTGGAAAATTACAATGCCTTATGTAATGTTTATTACAGGACCATCACTTATTCAGTCAGTAATCGGAAATATCAATAACTTTAACGTTATTTACTTGCTTACTTACAACTACACAACCACAAATATGGCAATGGCAAACTCAAACGCCAAGGAGGTTGATCTTCTTATTACCTGGTTGTTCAGACTTACAAATGAGTACAGTAACTTCAAGATGGCATCTGTTATCGGTATCGTAACATTTATCATCTGTGCAGCCCTTTCACTTCTTACTTTCTCAAGAATGATTGGTGGAGATAAAGAGGGGGTATATAGATAA